Genomic DNA from Desulfonema ishimotonii:
AAGCCCTTTCTCTCCTGAGTTTATGCCTGATCTGACACCTTTTTCCGGGCGATCACCTCGTCAATTTTTTTGCCCAGTGCTCTCAGATGGTGGGCCATGTGGATGGCCCGCTGATAGCGTCTGCTTCTGTCCTTTTCCAGAGCCTTGTCGATAATCGCCACAAGGGGTTTCAGAATCCTGGGGTTGGCCTTTCTGGGGTCAGGCTGGCGAACATTCATAATCTGATGCATCAGGGCGGCAGGGCTGTCTCCCCGGAAGGGCAGCTCGCCGGTCAGCATCTGAAACAGCATGGTGCCCAGGGAAAAGATATCCGAACGCCCGTCCACCTTTTTCCCGGAAATCTGTTCCGGCGACATGTAATGGGGGGTTCCCTTGACCACACCGGTCTGGGTCTGAGAAGAGGCTGTGATGCGGGCGATGCCGAAGTCTGTGATTTTGATGACACCGGATTTGAGAATCATCACATTGGCGGGCTTGATGTCCCGGTGGACGATCCCCCGCTCGTGAGCGTAGTCCAATCCCTCGGCGATATCCGCCACACAGTCAATGACCTTTCGCATGGGCATCAGGTTTTTCTTTTTCGTGTACTTCTGAAGATCCTCACCGTCCAGAAACTCCATGGCAATATAGGCCAGATCCTGCTCGTCTCCGGCATCATAGATGGTCACAATGTTGGGGTGGGAAAGGGTGCCTGCGCTCTCGGCCTCGCGGAAGAATTTCTGTTTCATCTTCTCGGCCTCCTCCGGCTCGAAATCATCTGCGAAACGAAAGGTCTTGATGGCCGTCGTCCGGTTAATCCGGGGGTCCATCCCCAGATACACAACACCCATGGCCCCCTTGCCCAGCTGTTTCTGAATTTCATACCGCCCCAGGGTCGGACGGGTACCGGTGCCGGTTGACAGCAGCGGGTCATTGCCGGCCGTACCCCCGGTCAGAAAATTGTCACCGAACACCATGGTTTCGCTGGCCTGGATCAGCTTTGATTTTCTCTCGGCCACCCCCCTGTACTCCGGGTCATGGCCCTCGATGTACTCATACACAGATGCGGCCTTGTTGAACTGGCGTTTCCGTTCATAGTCCAGGGCGAGATTATACAGCACGGCCTTCATCTCGTCGTCCACCGGCACCTTGCGCAACTTGTCAAAGGCCATATCGAGCATCCCCTGGCTTTGAAACGAAAGCCCCAGCATCCGGTTGGTTTCGGCGGATTCTCCTTCCACCTTTTCCTTATCGCTTTCCGTGACCAGGAAGTTAAGGCTCGCCACCCCGATATACCCCAGAATCAGCTGCAGGAAGGGGTAGGTAATCTGCATCCAGAGTCCCTCGGATACGAAGAGATAAAAGGCGCTGCCCAGAAGGAGTCCCACAAGGCCGATAAAGGTCAGCCCGGAAAGAACGGCCCTCATCCGGGGCAGCACAAAGGCGGTGAGCAGACCGATAAAGGCGATCATCCCGAATCCGGCCATCCGGTCCCAGGACGGCTGCCGGACAAACTGTTTGTTGAGGATGCTCCAGATGGCGTTGGCCGTGAACTCGCCGGTGGACATCCGGCCGGAGACGGGGGTAGTGAGCGGATTCATAATACCGGCAGCAGACGGGGAAATCAGAACGATTTTTCCCCTGAAGATGTCGGATGGGATTTTATTGTTGATAACGTCGAAAAAGGAGTAGCGTTTAAATGTCCCCTCAGCCCCCCGGAAGCTGACCAGCATTTCAGACGCCTGTGTCAGCGGAATGGTGATATCGGGGCTCAGGCGGACGGTCTCACCGGGGACCGCCTGAATCTGGCTGTTTGAGATATCCATCGACAGCGTGGCGATTTTCAGGGGAAAAGAGGGGATATACAGATCCCGGTACCGGTAAATAAGGGCATCCCGGCGGACCTTTCCATCCACGTCATAGGCCAGATTCACATGGCCGACGCCCCGGGCGGCCTTGAAAAAGGGGGGGATGGGCAGGGTAATTTCGTTGGAATGCGCCCCCTGACCGGTCTCATTTTCCGCCGCATCAAGGGACTGCGCGATGATATCGGGATCGGTTTCTTTCCGACCATCCGCCACCACGGCAGACTCCTTCAGAAAAACCGGAAGCACGACATTCCCGGCCGTCCGCAGCGCATCGGCCAGCTTGCTATCATTGTCCAGCTCATTCCGGGCCGTTGTCATGGCACGGAGAATCCTCTCCCCGGACCGGCTCTGTTCCTGCCGGATCAGCGCCATCAGGAGATCCAGCTGTTTCAGCCCGCTGCTCTCCTGGGGTTCGCTGTAGATGACATTCAGCCCGATGAGTCTGGGACCGGCCTGGTGAAGCGTTTCTATACACCGGGTGATCAGCGCACGGGGCCAGGGCCAGCCGCCCAGCTTGTCAATGGAGCTGTCATCAATATCGACAATAACGATATCCTCAGAGCCTGCCGGCACCTCTCTGTGGCCCATTCTGA
This window encodes:
- a CDS encoding CHASE2 domain-containing serine/threonine-protein kinase translates to MKGIFKKQPAIFLGLMITAVFLVLNIVRIDFLDALELKFYDIRMGHREVPAGSEDIVIVDIDDSSIDKLGGWPWPRALITRCIETLHQAGPRLIGLNVIYSEPQESSGLKQLDLLMALIRQEQSRSGERILRAMTTARNELDNDSKLADALRTAGNVVLPVFLKESAVVADGRKETDPDIIAQSLDAAENETGQGAHSNEITLPIPPFFKAARGVGHVNLAYDVDGKVRRDALIYRYRDLYIPSFPLKIATLSMDISNSQIQAVPGETVRLSPDITIPLTQASEMLVSFRGAEGTFKRYSFFDVINNKIPSDIFRGKIVLISPSAAGIMNPLTTPVSGRMSTGEFTANAIWSILNKQFVRQPSWDRMAGFGMIAFIGLLTAFVLPRMRAVLSGLTFIGLVGLLLGSAFYLFVSEGLWMQITYPFLQLILGYIGVASLNFLVTESDKEKVEGESAETNRMLGLSFQSQGMLDMAFDKLRKVPVDDEMKAVLYNLALDYERKRQFNKAASVYEYIEGHDPEYRGVAERKSKLIQASETMVFGDNFLTGGTAGNDPLLSTGTGTRPTLGRYEIQKQLGKGAMGVVYLGMDPRINRTTAIKTFRFADDFEPEEAEKMKQKFFREAESAGTLSHPNIVTIYDAGDEQDLAYIAMEFLDGEDLQKYTKKKNLMPMRKVIDCVADIAEGLDYAHERGIVHRDIKPANVMILKSGVIKITDFGIARITASSQTQTGVVKGTPHYMSPEQISGKKVDGRSDIFSLGTMLFQMLTGELPFRGDSPAALMHQIMNVRQPDPRKANPRILKPLVAIIDKALEKDRSRRYQRAIHMAHHLRALGKKIDEVIARKKVSDQA